The genome window GGGTTGGTGTTGCTTTGGGTAGCGTTCGGTAGCGAAGGAATGTTGCTGGCACTGTTGTTTTTGGGCTTGGGTCTGGCTTCTATATGGGCGGCTATTAACTATACAGCTGGCTCCAAGCCATATGGTTATGCGGGGCTCGGTGATGTATTTGTGTTTATCTTTTTTGGGTTAGTGGGTGTGTTGGGTACATACTTTCTGCAGGCGCAGAGCTTAGATGCTGTAGTTATACTTCCGGCTATGGTTTGCGGCTTTTTTGCTACAGCTGTACTTAACGTAAACAACATCCGCGACATTAACTCTGATCTGCTGGCGGGCAAGCATTCTATACCTGTTCGCCTTGGACCAAAGCGGGCACGCATGTACCACTGGTTTTTGCTGGCTGCCGGAACGCTTAGTGCTGTCGCTTACGTGGCGCTTACCTTTTATAGTTGGTGGCAGTTGCTGTTTATACTTGCTTTGCCTCTTGTTATAATTAACGGCGTAAACGTATGGCGTAAACAAACCTCTAAAGAATTAGACCCATACTTAAAACAGATGGCCATGACTACGTTGCTGTTTGTACTGCTTTTTGGAATAGGGCAGGTGTTGTAGAAACTATAGTGTTAACCTGAAACCGTAAACTGGTAATTCCTGCTGCATAAAGTCCAGGTCTTGTGATCGTTTAAAGCCTAAGCGCTCGTAGATCTGCCAGGCAGTCTGCATAGCTTTGGTACTGTGGATGATTACCTGCGAAAGATTGCTGTCTTTCGCTTTTTTAATGCATTCCAGTGTCAGAAGCTTCCCGATACCTTGCCCTCTGGCTGAAGGATCAACGGCAAGCAACCTGAAGCCGGCTGCGTCTTTTTCCTGTGTAGCCGTACCTCCGGAACCATAGTATTGCATGTCGCCAAAGTATACCACAGCACCTACAATTTTACCATCATCTGCAACAGCTACCAAAAGCTCTGTATCCGGTTTGTTTGTAAACTCCCCGATGTTGTATAGCAGGTTATAGTAAGCGGGCTGTTCCTCTTCTTTCGGGAAACCCTCTAACTGAGAATAAACCTGTACCATCAGCTTACCAATAGCGGCAAATTCAGAAGGGTGTGCGTTGCGAATGGTGTAAAGCGATTGGGTCATGTACTTTAAAAAGCCAGTGTTAACACTACTAAAAGCTAAACTTCTCTTTGCATATGTGAGTCCTTGTTACCACTGTGCAACCATTCACATCTGTTGAACGCGTTACCTTATTTTTACACTCCAGGTGGTCATTGTTGGTTCTTATGAAAAGTATAGCTGCTACAGCAACTGCTGTAAATAAAGTAAAAGCTAATGTCAATTTTGATTTCATATGATGGTTGGGTTTAACAGCCATTGGCTAGTGGCTGTGGCAGACTCAGAAGTAATATTCAAATGACCAATAAAAGCTATAATAAATGCCTATTCTGAATTACAGCCATAACAATTAGCTGTCGGTTTATGTCTAAATTAGTTCAGACTCTAAGGCTGTCTCTACTACTTTACCTTTACTTATAGTTACTTTGTACGCCTTATCTTCTTTATTCTGAGTGATAACTCTTCTCAATTGGGTGCCTTCAAAGTAAAGACCGGCTGTTTCATCACAGGCATATCCTGGAAGCAACCTGCCTTCTTCAATCATTTTTAAGTATAGAGGACGCCTGTTAGCTTCAGTATGGTAGTGAGGGCAGTTACTTCCTTTCAAAAATCCTAATCCTTTCACAGCAGTATAATTCTCCGGCCTAGAATCAGAAAGCCCCTCTTCAAACCAACAAATTGCTCCTGCGCTAGGTCCTGATAATACTATTCCTTTTTCCCAGGCTTTCTTCAAAGCAATGTCAATACCATGGGCTTTCCATAATGCTAGAGCATTCAGTGTGTTGCCGCCTGTAACCAGAATAGCATCCATTTGTAACAATGTTTCTTCGAAAGGTGTTTTTTGTTCTGTACTTGTGATAAATACTTTCTGCACAAAAGGTTGTATCGGCAGCTCCTTCGCTATTTCAAACCATTTGTTTATGTAAGCTTCACTGTCTCCCATTGGAGTAGGCAAGAAACATATTTTAGGATTTTCTTTTCCTGTAAGGGAAATAAGGTGATTGATGGTTTTAAGGTCATACCCTCCGCAGTTAGAAATATCTTTCTTATTTTCTGTTTTTGTGCAAACAGCTCTACATTTGCAGCGATGGAAATGCCAACAGTTGCAACTGTTGTTTTTCTTATAAAATCTCTTCTTTTCATGTTTTATATATTGGTGCTAACGTCTAGTATAAACGACGCCGAAGACCGTCGGACGAGATGACGTTTATCTTGTTAGGTGTAGATTTATTCTTGGTATTGCTCTAGGCTTGCTAATTTTCTCTCTAAGTTTTCCGCTAAGACAAGTTCTTCAAAACAGAATTTGCAAATCCAGTCGTAACCATTAAAATATCCTTCCGTCTCAGTGTAGTCGTTGGGACTTTCACCAATTGAGACGAAGCATATTTCGCAATGGTCGTGTGTCCAGCCTTTTTCTTCTAATTTTAAATATTTTTCGTCAAATTTTTGACCAATGTACAGATGTGTCGCTGTATTAGACTTTCTGTCGATTAATGCAGGTCTTGAAAACCATTTTATAAACTTCCATTCTGAGTTTTTAAGTTCGGAAACCATTTCTCGGATATGCTCAATTTCAACATTCCCTGATGGAAGCTTAACGAAAGTATATTTCATTCTTATCTTAATTTACACCTAACGGCCGCGTGCATGCGGAGCCTGAGCATTAGCGAAGGTTGAGCATGCATTGTGTTGGCAAATGTTATTTTTCCTGTTTTTGAATTACCCATATACTGTTTACACTCTCTCTGTAAGCGTAGTAGCCTTTGGGCATATCAGCCAACTCAAGTATGGACTTATCCATCTGTATGATTTCGCCGAGCCCGACTATTTTAGCTATACTTTCAAAATCTTCAAATTCATCGTCGCTGAAGAACTGCCAAGCCCCGTCATCTGAATCATGCGTAACGTAAGTAATTGGCTTATTTTCTTCAATCACGAACTTGGTCGTAAATACAGCTGTGTTTAGAGGCTCTTTAAATTTTTTTACTGACTGTGCCTTAGTGTTACCGAATCCGAAAAGTGTCATAATAAGAGTGAGGAAGATTATTTTCATTGATTTTAGTATTTGCCAACTACTGGATATAAGGAGCTATTCCGTTTATCTGCATCATATGCTGTGGTGCTTTTAATTATAATGCACTAACTAAGTACAACAATAATTCATTCTTCTCAAAACTATAAATAACCCCCGGCCACTCCATCAGAACAGCCGGGGTTTATACTTTAGCAAAGGTATAAGTTAATTACTGCCACCTTTGCTTTCGCCGCTTTTCAGGTCGTCGTTTTTAATGCCGCGCTTGGTGCGCTTAATGTCTTCTTTCAGCTTACCAAATTTATAGCTGAAGCCTACACTAACACGTCGCTGCATGTTTCTGAACTCGGTGCGCTGGCTAAAGTCCTCACCGTTGAGTTCATTATAAGAAGTAAAGTACTCCTGGAACGGGCTCTGTACAGATAAACTTAAGCTGGCCTTCTGATCTTTCAGGAAACTCTTGTTTACGGATAAACCATTCCAGAACTGGCCGGATGACTCACCCTGCAGCAACACCCGCGGAGCATAATAGCCAAAGTTTGCGCTGGCTCGCCAGTTCTTCGGTAATTTATAACTGATGCCACTAAACATATGCCCGCTTAAGCCAGTGTTTTTGAGATCTACACCATTTATACTTCCGCTCAGCTGGCTATAAGAGAAGGTACTGCTCAGGTTAAGATTCAGGTTTTTGAACAGGGTTGTGTTGCCGCTCAGGTTAAGCGTAGTAGTGCGGTTTTTCCCGATGTTGCCATAAGTGGTGCTGCTCACCGAATCAGCATCATTAAAGGTGGTAAAGCTCTGGATGGCGTTGTTGGTAAAAGTATGGGTAAAGGTGGTGTTTATAGAACTGGCACCTTTAAAGAAATTATGCCCTAAGCTAAATACATGGCTTGTGGCTGCTTCCAGCTCAGGGTTACCAAATGATACACTTTTTTCATTAAGCGTGTTTACATATGGGTTCAGGTACCATAAGCTTGGGCGCTCTATACGCTGTGTATAAGATGCTCTTAAAGTACCCATACCTTTAAGTGTGCGTGTTAAGGCTATACTTGGTATCAGGTTCAGGTAATCCTGGTCGGCTATAGTATTGGTATTGCCAAATTCTGCATTTACAACGGTTTGCTCCAGGCGGGTTCCTATGCGGGCACCCCACTGTTTCAGTTTTAAGCTTGCAGAGGCATAGGCAGCATAAATGTCCTGGCTGTAATCAAACTCATTACTGAGCGAAGGTATCTCCTCGTAGGTATCCGTTTCTGCATTATAGTTGCGGTAAAAGTAATTGCTGCCGTTATCACGAAGTATAGTTTTGGCGCCCAGCTCCAGTGTTTGCTTCTTTATCGGGTGTACATAATCTACCTGTATGGTCTGCTCCATAGACTTTCCCTTGTTCTGGGTACGCGTATCTTCAGCGTCATCATAGTTAAATATAGGCTCAAAAATAAGCGTGCTGTTGCTATTGTCTATGTTGTTCCCAAGTTTGTAAGAGAGTGTCATCAGCTGTTCTTTATTACGTTTAAACGTATGCTGATAATCCAGGCCAGCCTCGTAGCTACCCCATGCACCCTCGCCGGTAGTGTTGCGGTTAAAGGCTTCGTTAAGGATCCCAGCTTTATCCAATTCTTCTACTTTATGCAAGCTTAGTGATGTGTAATTGCTGTTGTTGAGGTTAAATTTGGCAGAGATCAGGTTCAGCGTATCTACCTCAAAGCTTAATTCTCCGCTTGCATAGTTAAAATTGCTTCTGCTGTCTCCGCTGCCTAGCTCCAGCCGGTTTACACCTGTTCCTTTATCGTTGCGCTTGAAGGTAGTAGTATAGCCCGGATTATTGAATTGATTGATGCCCCCGTTTCCGGAAAAGCCGAACTTACCTGTTTTGGCTGTTATGTTGGCAGATCCGAAGCGGCTGTCTGGTGTACTTTGCGAAACATGCACACTGCCGTTGTAGCCATTTTTCGGGTTTCCTATAGTTATCACGTTTATAATTCCGCCAATACCTTCAGCATCATACTTGGCAGGTGGGTCGGTAATAACTTCTATGCGCTTAATGCTGCTGGCAGGCATGCTTCGGAATACATCTTTAGGCGAGCGGGCAAACATTGTAGATGGCCTGCCATTGACCAACACTTTAAAACTGCCACTGCCATTCAGTTGAATGTTCTCTTCGGCATCAAGGCTTAACATGGGCACTTTGCGAAGCATATCCAGGGCATTAAGGGTTTTGCTTTCCGGGTCATGTTCAACGTTGTAGCTCAGTTTGTCTACATCCTGTGTCACGAGCAGCTTTTGGGTAGTTACTTCTACTTCTTTTAGTTTCTGTGCTGATGATGCCAAACTGATCTTACCGATATCTGCTGTGGTGTTGCCGGCATCCAGTGTAATTTCAGTGGTTTCTAGTTTATAGCCTACAAAACTGAAGATGAGTTTATACTTTGCCAGCGGCACTCCTGTAAATTCGAAGCTGCCGTTGTCTTTGGTAAAGGTACTTTTAATGGGTTCGGTTTTGCCCGGGTGGGTTAGTATCACCGTTACATAGCCTACAGATTTAAGGGTGGTGGAATCTTGTACAATTCCTTTAATGGTGCCGGTTGCGGCGGGGCTTTGCGCCCATGCAAATGAGCTGATCAGCAGGCACAAGGCCAGCAGTAAGTGTTGTTTCATGTGTATAGGTTGGTTAAGATAAGCGCAAAAAGCTCTGAAAATGCCGGCAAATGCTAACACTATACTTTGAGGTTTCTCTCAATCCTATACACACCAGGCTGTTAAACCTGTTCTTCCCTTAAAGTTTGTTTCCAGAGGTGCGAAGCGGCAGTAAGTATGCTTCGTACTTATAAAGGTAAAGGATATAATTGTACCTGTAAACGGGATTATGGATATTCTTATTGTTTTAACACAATTTTAACTCTTCTAAACTAAAAAGGGACAGCAGCAATTTATGCCTTGCTGTCCCTTTTATATAGTTTATGCCGTGTTAGAAGCTTATTTGCAGAATTTTTTCAGGTACTGGTCCGCTTCTTTCACGCCCAGTTGTTTTGCTTTGGTCCAGTCGGCGCAGGCACCGGCTTTATCGCCTAAACTATACTTTGGTGCGCCGCGGTTGTAGTAGGCTTCCTCGTAGCGGGTGTTTAAGGTTATTGCTTTCGTGTAGTCGGCAATGGCGCCGCTGTAATCTTTTAAGCCATAGCGCACCAGGCCACGGTTGTTATAAGCTTTGGCATCTTTAGGGTTCAGTTCTATACCTTTGTTATAGTCCAACAGGGCACTGCGGAAATCTTTCAGGTTATACTTGGAGAGGCCCCGGCTCAGGTAAGCATCCGTATATTTTGGGTTTAGCGTAATGGCCTGTGTAAAATCTTCAATCGCACCACGATAATCCAGCAACCTGTCTTTGGCTACGCCGCGGTTGGTATAGGTGGCAGCGTGTTTGGGCTCTAGTTTCAGTACCTGGTCGTAATCTTTTATAGCATCGGTATATTTACCGGCTTTAAATTTTTGATTGCCGCTCACAAAATAATCCTTCGCTGTTTTCTGGGCAAAGGCGGTAAAAGACACTAATATAGATAGGAGTAGAGGTAAAATTATTCTCATGCAAAAATTGTAATGTTTTCTATTTCAGTGCAAAGTACAGCAGATCAGGCTACTTTTAAAAGTATTTTTCCGTTTTTGTGCAGTTTGGGCTGCAGCGTTCTATATCCATCTTTCCATTATGCCATAGTTACAGTGCTTTAGTGGTTTTGTGAAGTTGGGATTTCCGTTTAATTTTGCTCATCATTTTAATAAAGAGAAACTATGGCATCAAAATACGATTTAGTAGTGCTTGGCAGCGGACCGGGCGGTTACGTAGCAGCTATCCGTGCATCGCAGTTGGGTATGAAGGTAGGTGTTATCGAGCGTGAGTCGCTGGGTGGTATATGCCTTAACTGGGGCTGTATCCCGACAAAAGCCCTGCTTAAAAGTGCGAACGTTTTTGAATATATCAACCATGCATCTGATTACGGTATTACTATCGGCGAAGCCTCTGTAGACTTTACAGCTGTTGTTAAGCGTAGCCGTGGCGTAGCTGATGGCATGAGCAAAGGTATCCAGTTCCTGTTCCGCAAAAACAAGATCGATGCGATAATGGGTACCGGTAAAATAGTAGCCAAAGGCCAGGTAGAAGTTACCAGCGCCGAAGGCAAAAAAGACATTATTGAAGCAACAAACATCATCATCGCAACGGGTGCCCGCTCGCGCGAGCTGCCTAATCTGCCTATCGATGGTAAGAAGATTATAGGTTATCGTCAGGCAATGGCTTTGGATAAAAAGCCTGCTTCTATGGTTGTGGTTGGTTCTGGTGCTATCGGGGTGGAGTTTGCTTACTTCTACAACGCAATGGGTACAAAAGTAACCATCGTGGAATATATGCCGGTTATCGTACCGGTTGAGGACGAAGAAGTATCGAAGCAACTGGAGAAATCTTTCAAGAAATCAGGTATCAACATTCTGACAAGTTCATCTGTAGAGCGTGTTGATACAAGCGGAGACCTGTGCAAAGTAACTGTTAAAACGGCCAAAGGCGAAGAGATACTGGAAGCTGAAGTAGTGCTTTCAGCAGTTGGTATTCAGACTAACCTGGAGAACATCGGTATCGAAGAGCTGGGTATTAAAGTTGACCGTGGCAGAGTAATAGTGGATGAATACTATAAAACCAACGTAGACGGTATTTACGCGATTGGTGACATTGTTCCTGGTCCGGCGCTGGCGCACGTAGCATCTGCTGAAGGTATTATCTGCGTGGAAGCAATAGCTGGTCATCATCCGGAGCCGTTAAACTATGGTAACATACCAGGCTGTACATACTGCTCTCCAGAGATCGCTTCGGTTGGTCTTACTGAGAAAGCGGCACGCGAGCAGGGTATCGAGATAAAAGTTGGTAAGTTTCCGTTCTCGGCGTCGGGTAAGGCAAGTGCTGCCGGTGCAAAAGATGGCTTCGTTAAAGTTATCTTTGATGCGAAGTATGGCGAGTTCTTAGGAGCTCACATGGTAGGCGCTAACGTTACCGAGATGATAGCTGAGGTTGTTGTAGCCCGCAAACTGGAAACTACCGGACACGAGATCATCAAGTCGGTTCACCCGCACCCAACCATGAGCGAAGCTGTAATGGAAGCTGCCGCCGCTGCTTACGACGAAGTAATTCACCTGTAAGTATAGGTTTAGCGATATTTAGAAAGGGTTGGTCGAGTTTTCGGCCAACCCTTTTTTGTTGCCGGTTTATACTTGTTTACTTTGCAAACTATAGTTTAAACATCAAACTATAGTCAACACATTCCAACCCTATAACTATGAAGAAATTAGTAATGCTACTGATGCTTTGCTGCATCATGTTTACGACTGCTATGGCCCAACCCGACACGGTACGCGTCACCAGCAAACACATCAACACCAAATACCTGAAGCCGGGCACACGGCAGTACCTGGTAACTATAAGCAACCCAAAGAACCCGAAAGTGCTTACCCAGAACCTTTGGAACCGCAACATCAGTTTTGAACAGGTGCAGGGCAAAGAGCGCATGGTAATACGCCAGAACTGGATTGGAACTGATACCCTCAGCAACCGCACGCTTTACTCTGTGATGGAAAAAGACTTTACACCCGTTTACCATACCAGCGCATCGGCCAGGGGTAAGGGTGCTTTTAATTTTTACCCGGATAAGATTGTAGCTGCCGATACGGTGCAAAAAAATGCCTGGAAAGGATTTGTGATGCCAACTACCAACCAAACCTATAACTGGGAGCTGGATATGGAATTTTTCGAGAGCCTGCTATTAAAAGCCAACACTGTATTCCTGATCAACTTCTATCACCCGGGCAGCAAGACCGGTCCGCAGGCTTATAGTTATAAAGTAACCGGCTCAGAGAAACTGGCAACTATAAACAACCAAACTATAGATTGCTGGCTGCTGCGCATAGACTACAGCCCGGAGAACTACGGCATATTCTGGGTAACGAAAAAGACACATGAAGTACTGAAGATGGAAGAGAAGTTTAACGGCATTACCCGCTACAAAATAAAACTGGGTACACTTGCCGGTAAGCATATTTAACAGAAACTATTAAGTAAAACCTGTAAGGAGGCTGCCTGATCATTTTCAGGTGGCCTTTTTGCTTTATTTACTCCTCTTATTTTAGTTCTGCTGAGCACACATCAGAAGGTTTTGCTAAAGTGTAGATGCTCTGCTCTAAATAAATTAAAAATTACCATAATATAGTAAAATTTATATTGTTACTGCGGCCTTTTATATGTTTTATTATATATGTTCATTAGGGTGATGTATAGGTGTAAAATGTTGATAGTGATAGTTTAATGAGTGTGTTTTGTGGCTTTTATGTCGGGTTACTTTTGATTGTTAATCTTCCTTTTAAAACTGTATTTATTTAGGAATATTTGATTTTAACACTAACACTTTTTCACCTAAAACAACAAACATTATGATTAGAAACTACCTAACAGCAGGAAAGTCTGCTGTCG of Pontibacter deserti contains these proteins:
- a CDS encoding 1,4-dihydroxy-2-naphthoate polyprenyltransferase, which gives rise to MDHTTQQTSPNPGLVKAWISAFRPRTLPLALSCIGMGGFMAAANGVFNGTIVALCVLTTLFLQILSNLANDYGDSKHGADSVHREGPMRAVQAGHIKAEHMKKGMIVFSLLSLVSGLVLLWVAFGSEGMLLALLFLGLGLASIWAAINYTAGSKPYGYAGLGDVFVFIFFGLVGVLGTYFLQAQSLDAVVILPAMVCGFFATAVLNVNNIRDINSDLLAGKHSIPVRLGPKRARMYHWFLLAAGTLSAVAYVALTFYSWWQLLFILALPLVIINGVNVWRKQTSKELDPYLKQMAMTTLLFVLLFGIGQVL
- a CDS encoding GNAT family N-acetyltransferase — its product is MTQSLYTIRNAHPSEFAAIGKLMVQVYSQLEGFPKEEEQPAYYNLLYNIGEFTNKPDTELLVAVADDGKIVGAVVYFGDMQYYGSGGTATQEKDAAGFRLLAVDPSARGQGIGKLLTLECIKKAKDSNLSQVIIHSTKAMQTAWQIYERLGFKRSQDLDFMQQELPVYGFRLTL
- a CDS encoding Type 1 glutamine amidotransferase-like domain-containing protein, with translation MNHLISLTGKENPKICFLPTPMGDSEAYINKWFEIAKELPIQPFVQKVFITSTEQKTPFEETLLQMDAILVTGGNTLNALALWKAHGIDIALKKAWEKGIVLSGPSAGAICWFEEGLSDSRPENYTAVKGLGFLKGSNCPHYHTEANRRPLYLKMIEEGRLLPGYACDETAGLYFEGTQLRRVITQNKEDKAYKVTISKGKVVETALESELI
- a CDS encoding immunity protein Imm33 domain-containing protein, with the translated sequence MKIIFLTLIMTLFGFGNTKAQSVKKFKEPLNTAVFTTKFVIEENKPITYVTHDSDDGAWQFFSDDEFEDFESIAKIVGLGEIIQMDKSILELADMPKGYYAYRESVNSIWVIQKQEK
- a CDS encoding TonB-dependent receptor domain-containing protein codes for the protein MKQHLLLALCLLISSFAWAQSPAATGTIKGIVQDSTTLKSVGYVTVILTHPGKTEPIKSTFTKDNGSFEFTGVPLAKYKLIFSFVGYKLETTEITLDAGNTTADIGKISLASSAQKLKEVEVTTQKLLVTQDVDKLSYNVEHDPESKTLNALDMLRKVPMLSLDAEENIQLNGSGSFKVLVNGRPSTMFARSPKDVFRSMPASSIKRIEVITDPPAKYDAEGIGGIINVITIGNPKNGYNGSVHVSQSTPDSRFGSANITAKTGKFGFSGNGGINQFNNPGYTTTFKRNDKGTGVNRLELGSGDSRSNFNYASGELSFEVDTLNLISAKFNLNNSNYTSLSLHKVEELDKAGILNEAFNRNTTGEGAWGSYEAGLDYQHTFKRNKEQLMTLSYKLGNNIDNSNSTLIFEPIFNYDDAEDTRTQNKGKSMEQTIQVDYVHPIKKQTLELGAKTILRDNGSNYFYRNYNAETDTYEEIPSLSNEFDYSQDIYAAYASASLKLKQWGARIGTRLEQTVVNAEFGNTNTIADQDYLNLIPSIALTRTLKGMGTLRASYTQRIERPSLWYLNPYVNTLNEKSVSFGNPELEAATSHVFSLGHNFFKGASSINTTFTHTFTNNAIQSFTTFNDADSVSSTTYGNIGKNRTTTLNLSGNTTLFKNLNLNLSSTFSYSQLSGSINGVDLKNTGLSGHMFSGISYKLPKNWRASANFGYYAPRVLLQGESSGQFWNGLSVNKSFLKDQKASLSLSVQSPFQEYFTSYNELNGEDFSQRTEFRNMQRRVSVGFSYKFGKLKEDIKRTKRGIKNDDLKSGESKGGSN
- a CDS encoding tetratricopeptide repeat protein yields the protein MRIILPLLLSILVSFTAFAQKTAKDYFVSGNQKFKAGKYTDAIKDYDQVLKLEPKHAATYTNRGVAKDRLLDYRGAIEDFTQAITLNPKYTDAYLSRGLSKYNLKDFRSALLDYNKGIELNPKDAKAYNNRGLVRYGLKDYSGAIADYTKAITLNTRYEEAYYNRGAPKYSLGDKAGACADWTKAKQLGVKEADQYLKKFCK
- the lpdA gene encoding dihydrolipoyl dehydrogenase; this encodes MASKYDLVVLGSGPGGYVAAIRASQLGMKVGVIERESLGGICLNWGCIPTKALLKSANVFEYINHASDYGITIGEASVDFTAVVKRSRGVADGMSKGIQFLFRKNKIDAIMGTGKIVAKGQVEVTSAEGKKDIIEATNIIIATGARSRELPNLPIDGKKIIGYRQAMALDKKPASMVVVGSGAIGVEFAYFYNAMGTKVTIVEYMPVIVPVEDEEVSKQLEKSFKKSGINILTSSSVERVDTSGDLCKVTVKTAKGEEILEAEVVLSAVGIQTNLENIGIEELGIKVDRGRVIVDEYYKTNVDGIYAIGDIVPGPALAHVASAEGIICVEAIAGHHPEPLNYGNIPGCTYCSPEIASVGLTEKAAREQGIEIKVGKFPFSASGKASAAGAKDGFVKVIFDAKYGEFLGAHMVGANVTEMIAEVVVARKLETTGHEIIKSVHPHPTMSEAVMEAAAAAYDEVIHL
- a CDS encoding DUF3108 domain-containing protein, whose amino-acid sequence is MKKLVMLLMLCCIMFTTAMAQPDTVRVTSKHINTKYLKPGTRQYLVTISNPKNPKVLTQNLWNRNISFEQVQGKERMVIRQNWIGTDTLSNRTLYSVMEKDFTPVYHTSASARGKGAFNFYPDKIVAADTVQKNAWKGFVMPTTNQTYNWELDMEFFESLLLKANTVFLINFYHPGSKTGPQAYSYKVTGSEKLATINNQTIDCWLLRIDYSPENYGIFWVTKKTHEVLKMEEKFNGITRYKIKLGTLAGKHI